The Polyangiaceae bacterium genome includes the window ATCATCGCGGGCTTGGGCCTCGGCATGCAGTCGACGGCACTGCCCATCCTCTGCATCGCGGGTGGCGTGATTGGCGCCGCGCACTTTGCCGGCCTCTACGGTGTTGCCATCGCGGCGCTCGGCATGCTCAGCACCACCGGCATTCAGCTGGCTGTGGACGCCTACGGCCCCATCGCTGACAACGCTGGCGGCATCGCAGAGATGAGCCATCAAAAGAAGGAAGTACGCGAGCGCACCGACAAGCTCGACGCCGTGGGCAACACCACCGCCGCCATCGGCAAGGGTTTCGCCATCGGATCGGCGGCCATGACCGCGCTTGCGCTGTTTGCGGCGTTCAGCCAGCAAGCCAACATCACCGGCATCGATCTCTCGAAGCCCAAGGTGATGGCCGGCGTGTTCTTGGGCGGCATGCTGCCCTTCCTCTTCTCCAGCCTGGCCATGGCCGCGGTGGGTGAGGCGGCCATGGACATGATCGAAGAGGTTCGCCGCCAGTTCCGCGAGATCGAGGGCCTGCTCGAGGGCAAGGCCAAGCCCGATACCGCGCGCTGCGTCGACATCTCCACGCAGGCGGCCATCAAGCGCATGATGCTCCCGGGTGCTCTAGCCATCTTCACGCCAGTAGCGATCGGCTTCGGCATGGGCGCCGAGGCTCTAGGCGGCGTGCTCGCTGGTGTCACCGTCAGCGGCGTGCTCCTGGCACTGTTCATGAGCAATGCCGGCGGCGCTTGGGACAACGCCAAGAAGTCCTTCGAAGGCGGCGGCTTCAAGATGAAGGACGGCAGCCTGCATCCCAAGGGCTCCGAAGCCCACAAAGCTGCCGTGGTTGGCGACACCGTCGGCGATCCCTTCAAGGACACCGCAGGTCCGTCCCTGAACATCTTGGTGAAGCTGATGAGTGTAGTGGCTCTGGTCATCGCGCCGCTCATCGCGCTGCACTGAGAACCGGCGCCGAGCGCCGACGAAAGCCCCGCTGCCGAAAGGTCGCGGGGCTTTTCCACATTTGCGTGCCCTGATCTGGTTTGGGTCTAGGACATGCGCGGCGAGAGACGTCGCGTCGCTCGGGGCACGGCAGCTGGCGACAGCGCCTCGCGGAGCACGCGCGGCAATCGAGCACGGCAGTGGGCGACAGCGCCTCGCGGAGCACGCGCGGCAGTCGAGCACGGCAGTGGGCGACAGCGCCTCGCGGAGCACGCGCGGCAGTCGAGCACGTCGGCAGGCCTGCAACGACCGCCCTAGGCGCCCCGAAACTCGTGCTACAAGATCGCGCATGACGCGCAAACACGTGACGCGGAGAGTCGTTCTTCTTGGCTGTGGCGCTGGCCTCGCCGCCCTGGCCTGCGGTGACGACGGGGGTGGCAGCGGGGGCTCGGGTGCAGCCGCGGGCACCGGTGGCGCAACCGGCACGGGCGGTGCGACCGGCAGCGGCGGCGCAACAGGAACTGGCGCCGCAGCGGGAGCTGGTGCTGCAGCCGGCTCAGGCAGCGGAGGAACCTCAGCGGGAGCGTGTGGCGTGGCGCTGTTGGTGAAGGGATCCAACTACGGCATCGACCCTCACGACCTTTCGATTCCCGTGGCTGACATGGTGGCGGGCATGACGAAGACGTACACCACCACGGGCACCACCCACGACCACAACATCACGCTCACGGATGCCGACTTCGCGGCGTTGCGAAATGGCGAAACGGTGAGGAAGTACGTCTGCTTGGAAGAGCCGAAGTTCATCGATCACGAATTCGCCATCAGCTGCGCGGATCCCAACATCCAACCGCTGCTCGAAGGCGAGATCGGCACGCCGAGCAACTGCCCGGGGTGAGCGGAAGCACCGTCGCCCCGGGGCGGCTGCGGGGAAGCTCTTGGCCGCGCAAGCGGTATCAGGGTGCACGTCGTCGAAGGTTCCGTTCTTCGCGACCCTCGGGCAGACGATGAAGCAACTAGTCGCAGCCGTCGTGGCGAGTTCCGTTGCGCTGGGCTGCGGCGCGATGTCGCGCCAAGCCTGGGAGGACCTCGAGGGCGAAGTCGCGCAGCGCAATCGCGCCCGCTCCGAAGCCGCGCTTGCCCAGCTCGAGGCCAAGGGATACGCGTGGATCGAAGATGGCGTGCAAACCGCCATGCTCTCCGAACCCGGGCGCGAACGTTGTCTGAGCGCGGCGCGTAGCATCAGCACGGAGCCAGCACCGGCGAAGGAGTCGGTCAGTGTCGACATCACTCCCGCGCGATCCGGAGCAACCTCCCCGGCGCCACGCACGCTCAGCGTCAAGGAAGAGGACGCCTGCGCGTTCTTCCGCGGACGAGTGCATCGCCTGCTTGGGCGCGACGCCGCGGGCGCGGAAGTGAGCTTGGTCCGCATTTCCGGTGGTTTGGCCCGGGACCCTCACGGCAAACGCGTCGAAGTCATCCTGGCGCCGCGTCGTCAGCATCGAGAAGTCACTGTCGACATGTTCTGCAACCGCATGCCGAGCCCCGTACCCGACCCGCTGGCGTACCACTCGCCACCGGCGCGCGTCGTCGAGGCTCCGGCGCCCCTTCCCCGCGTGAATGTCGACGTCGAAGAAGAGGTGATCGACGTCGAGTGCACCGACACGGTGTACTAGTAGCCCACCGCCGTGACCTGGACGCCCGGTCTTCCCGCCGTCCGAACAGCCACGAGCGTGACCCCAGGTTTGCGTTGAAGTGGTCGAAGCTCGCTTCCGCCACCTCCTACTGCTGGACGAGGACGCCCTCATCCCCTGGCCGGTGCAGATGACTTCGTGAGTTGACTGGGGGGTTAGGTCGCGCAACGTGGCGTCTGCTATCCTTCCCACCATGGCCGAACCCGCGCAGAAAGGTCCCACCCTCGCTGACATCGACGCCCTTCCTCCAGGTCAGAAGGGTGAGATCATCGACGGCGTCTTGTATACGATGACACGTCCAAGGTTCCGTCATCAGAGGATGGTCGCGACCCTAGATCGCAAGATTGGCCCTCCCTTTGACGATGGTGACGGCGGTCCAGGCGGGTGGTGGATCCTTCCCGAGCCGGGCATCGAGGTCCCCGATTCACCCGAGTTTTCTCCGGATCTCGCTGGGTGGAAACGGGAACGTCTGGCTATCCCTCCCACCGACAAGACCATTGATGTCGTCCCTGATTGGATTTGCGAGCTCCTCTCACCCACTACGCGGCGCCACGACATGGTTGTCAAGAAGCCGTTCTACGCCCGGATAGGCGTTCCGTACCTTTGGCTTGTAGATCTGGACGCCGAAGCCATCGTCGTCCTCCAGCTGTCCGAGGGAAAGTGGATCGAGCTGAGCACGTTCTCCGACGAAGCCGACGCCAGGATGCCGCCGTTTGATCAGGTCTCATTCGATGTGAAGAGTTGGTGGGCGAAGGTTCAACTCACTGAGCGATGACGCGCAGAACGAGATTGATGCGGCGCTTGGCTACGTCCAGGGTCGTCTCGGTGGCGATCTGAACGTGGGTCGCCTTCTGTGCGGCGTGAAGTTCTTGCAGCCGCGTGATGTCTTCCAGCAACTTGCGGCGATTGAACACCTCGCCGGGCCTGACGGTGATGCGTTTCGCATACGCGGCCTTGGTCGTGACCAGGTCACCCGCCACGCCAATCTTGCCCACCTTGAATTGCGGGCCCTCCTTGATGACGATGCGCACCTGCAGAGCTCCGTTCTGCTCGCTGATCTCCGGCGGCTGCACCGTGGCCGTGACGTAGCCCCGGTCGTAGTAGGTGCCCTGCAGCACCAGCACGTCTCGTTCCAGGAAGTCGTCGGACAGCGGCTCGCCCGGCTTGACCGTCATCAGCGTCAACAGCTCGTCGGTCGAGATCGCCACGTTGCCACTGAGGCTCACCTCGCCCAGTAGCAGGCGCGGACCGCGGTTGACGTGCACACAGGCGTCGACGCTGCCATCCTCGCGACGCACACCGGACACGTATGCCTTGGCGTGACGATGTCCCAACTCCCGTAGGTGCTGCTCCACGTGGGCAATGCCTTCGGTGAGGGTCTCCTCTTGAAGACGCAGCCCCTTGGCGACCCCCATCTGCTTGGCGATGGCCTCGCTCGCGCCGTCGCCCTCCCAGAACGCCGCACGAACGCGCGGCGCGCGCTTCACGCGGTAAGTGACGACGAGCGCTTCTGGGCTGCCGCTGCTCTCGACGATAACGTCTTCGAGCTCGCCAAGTTCCCACAGCCGACCCACGTCGGCGCGGACGGCCTCGTCGCTCAAGGCGCTTCCCGCCTTCAGCATCACCGCGGCGCGAGCACGCTCGCTGAGCTGCGGGCCGTCCGCCTCCACGCGCACTTCTTTGACCGTGCCGCGCGTGCCTTCCAACGCACTCGCCACCGCGTCCGCCACCACCACTCGATGAAGCGCTTCGGGTGCGGCCGAACACGCGGCTTGCTTTGAATCTCGTGGCACCGCGCTTGGCGCGGGCACTGGCTCGACGGGAGCGGTCGTGCGCGGCGCTGGCGCTCCGCCGCCGCAGCCGGCCAGGGTCACGGCCAACACGACGAGCACGCCCTTCACGG containing:
- a CDS encoding POTRA domain-containing protein, with protein sequence MDERAPQAESSHDPGAAVKGVLVVLAVTLAGCGGGAPAPRTTAPVEPVPAPSAVPRDSKQAACSAAPEALHRVVVADAVASALEGTRGTVKEVRVEADGPQLSERARAAVMLKAGSALSDEAVRADVGRLWELGELEDVIVESSGSPEALVVTYRVKRAPRVRAAFWEGDGASEAIAKQMGVAKGLRLQEETLTEGIAHVEQHLRELGHRHAKAYVSGVRREDGSVDACVHVNRGPRLLLGEVSLSGNVAISTDELLTLMTVKPGEPLSDDFLERDVLVLQGTYYDRGYVTATVQPPEISEQNGALQVRIVIKEGPQFKVGKIGVAGDLVTTKAAYAKRITVRPGEVFNRRKLLEDITRLQELHAAQKATHVQIATETTLDVAKRRINLVLRVIAQ
- a CDS encoding Uma2 family endonuclease yields the protein MAEPAQKGPTLADIDALPPGQKGEIIDGVLYTMTRPRFRHQRMVATLDRKIGPPFDDGDGGPGGWWILPEPGIEVPDSPEFSPDLAGWKRERLAIPPTDKTIDVVPDWICELLSPTTRRHDMVVKKPFYARIGVPYLWLVDLDAEAIVVLQLSEGKWIELSTFSDEADARMPPFDQVSFDVKSWWAKVQLTER